The Epinephelus lanceolatus isolate andai-2023 chromosome 16, ASM4190304v1, whole genome shotgun sequence nucleotide sequence catgcaggagagaaaccattcacCTGTACCGTGTGCGGGAAGGGCATCATCGAGAGCCGAAATCTGAAGAGACACATGAGAACGCACACCGGAGAGAAACCCTTCAGCtgttctgagtgtgggaaagcATTTACTGACAGCAGGCAGATGAAGATCCACATGAGGAGTCACACGggagagaaaccatacagctgctcagtctgtggaaaaaaatttgCTTTACAGACAAGCTGCATCCGACACACAAGGGTCCACTCAGGGGACAAACGGTTCAGCTGCGACGTTTGTGACAAAGTGTTCAGCTGGCCTCATCAGCTCAGGAACCACCAGTGTGTCGGTGGTCAGTCGTCGCAGCTTCGTCAAACAGAAGCTGATGGAGAGAATGGTGGAGGACCAGGACCAGCTGGGAACTCGGATCCAGATACCAATGACAAGAACGGTGACTCTTCTGAAGCTGAGACTGACGACAGTGGTGATTGGATGGAGACCagagaacctcagtcaggtttAAACTCTAAATCTAGTGTTGATGAGAAACCCTACAGCTGCTCTCAGTGTGGGAAATCATTTGGTACTTTAGGATACCTGCACCGACATTTGAGGTCtcacagaggaaagaaaaaagtttgTTGCACCGTCTGCGGTAAGGGTTTCTTTAAAAGCGGGTATCTGAAGCGCCACATGAGAACCCACACGGGAGAGAAACCGTTTAGCTGCTCCGTGTGTCAGAAATCGTTTGCGTGGAGTGGGTATCTCCACACGCACATGAGAATGCACTCGGGAGTGAAACCGTTCAACTGCTCCATCTGCGGTCAGAGTTTCCTGCAAAAAACGCACCTGAGCCGTCACATGATCACGCATACAGGAGCAAGACCGTTCAGCTGCTCTATCTGTAAGAAAACCTTCACGCAGAGCGGCAGTTTGTACACGCACATGAAAATtcacactggagagaaaccGTTCAGCTGCTCCGTGTGTGGCAAAGCTTTCAGCGAACGGGGGAAGGTCACGAAGCACATGAggattcacacaggagagaaaccgttcAGCTGCTCAGTGTGCGAAAAGAGGTTCCTGAGTAAGGCAGATCTGAAGAACCACACGGCGACGCACACGGGGGAGAAGCCGTTTAGTTGTACGTTGTGCGGGAAAAGTTTTATACAGAAAGTGAACCTGACGAACCACATGGCGTGCCACACGGGGGAGAAAAGATTCAGCTGCGCTGTTTGCGACCGAATGTTCGCCTGGCGGCATCAAGTCAAGAGACATAAATGTGTCGGTCGTCAGTCGTCGCAGCTTCAATCAGAGGAGCTGAACTAAATTAGACGGAAACAAAATCCTACATGAACAGCTGCTATAGAAGACGACTTTTGTATCGGGTAATCATGAAACTGTACTCGCCAACTGAAGTCCTGATGGCCGTCAAAATTCAGGACTTTGGTGGTTACCCCAGTAGTCAGCAGCATCCATTTCCTGGTAGACAGCTGGTAACTAATTTAAAGAAGAGTCGATAAAGTCTTCTTTTATCTGTCATCATTTAAAGATATATCATTATGGACGTTTCTGCTGTGGCATCTTTGATGAACCACATCTGCTGGCACGaaagccaaaaaatatttttagccACCTACAAAGACTTGCCTTTATCAATCAGTATCAGTAGAAGTGTATTTTATTTGGAATATTTGCAGGGCTTTATCCGGCACTCTTAgtctagcagctagcggagttTTCCTCCACTTGTCACTTAACAGCTAACACATAttatttacacttttttttctcttttattctcATAAGTTTATGACTTCATTCTcgtagatttacgactttattctcgtagatttacgactttattcttgtgGGTTTACAACTTAATTCTCGTAGTTTTGCGACTGTATTCTTGCAGATTTACGCCTTTATTCTGCTGTGCATGGGTTACACATTATTTGGAACTGAAGAAAGTTAGAATTTTTTTGGATCAGTGTTAAATAATCACCATGTGTGGCTCCAGAGCCTCAGGTTGCCAACCCCTGCTCTAGCTGACGCTCAAGGCGCCAGCGTGTTCTGAAATGTTTTCGTCAGTGGACTCTGGGGGCTTTGAGATAACGGCTTCAAATTCACGCCAGAAACAGCCGTCTGGTGACAAGGTACagcggtgaaaatattccagacctgttagacatttaaactgatactgatttttaatttttttatttttttgtggctAAAAATGAGCCAGTTGAGGCAGCATCGTTTAGTTGTACGTATGTAAATGTGGGGAATTTCTACTCTGAAATTACTGCAATTAAACGTGATTCGCTCCAGAGAAAACAGTATGTATCCAATCAAAAGTGCTCTTCTCTTGTGGAGTCCCACAGGGGTCTATCCTTGGTCCTCGTTTGTTTCCTagattttattagtaattttatTTGCTGATGACACCACTCTGTTTCGTAAGTTAGCAactaaaagaaagaagaagtgtAGAGGTAAATACAGATGGTGTGCTCATTAC carries:
- the LOC117264007 gene encoding uncharacterized protein LOC117264007; this translates as MDPHRKLLSDVTDEALNPRRRRRRVLPSDIQEVIVGAGVQQLLVVKEEVPPEQQEWSSSVDQEDPEPPHIKEEEEELWSSQEGEQLQGLEEADITKFPFTPVPVKSEDDEEEPQSEGHHCGGQLQDRNSGPDLETDTEDKKPDDSLVAEIEVHPVSGDSSEAETDDSDDWMENREPQSGSNSLTNDELPVGDEEKIFSCYKCGKSFGNSGYLNRHMRIHAGEKPFTCTVCGKGIIESRNLKRHMRTHTGEKPFSCSECGKAFTDSRQMKIHMRSHTGEKPYSCSVCGKKFALQTSCIRHTRVHSGDKRFSCDVCDKVFSWPHQLRNHQCVGGQSSQLRQTEADGENGGGPGPAGNSDPDTNDKNGDSSEAETDDSGDWMETREPQSGLNSKSSVDEKPYSCSQCGKSFGTLGYLHRHLRSHRGKKKVCCTVCGKGFFKSGYLKRHMRTHTGEKPFSCSVCQKSFAWSGYLHTHMRMHSGVKPFNCSICGQSFLQKTHLSRHMITHTGARPFSCSICKKTFTQSGSLYTHMKIHTGEKPFSCSVCGKAFSERGKVTKHMRIHTGEKPFSCSVCEKRFLSKADLKNHTATHTGEKPFSCTLCGKSFIQKVNLTNHMACHTGEKRFSCAVCDRMFAWRHQVKRHKCVGRQSSQLQSEELN